A single region of the Halichondria panicea chromosome 10, odHalPani1.1, whole genome shotgun sequence genome encodes:
- the LOC135343095 gene encoding uncharacterized protein LOC135343095 has product MDGSQFLLNCTDLNVTQLKTINTARSLAGAVCTLSVFSILIYTLIRKAFYTVLQRLFIYLVLATILQEALIAVSFEHQFQYPGQDELCTAYGFIIQWSGVVMFNFALGIMLYLLYLVYAQVRRELFARLTKSYKAKKIIECTYVLFILLFPLTYLWIPFLHDNYGLSGASCWMRALDDNCTNVGLVDQLVFAYGAYEGVGLVAIFVTLTISIVYCRVAYAYPDAKRLIRRTLSLTGFLIAYVVVISIPLAIRLNTGITGSRQHFILWITWAIAIPISHTIFIFGFLFSFYTRAICGCKKTKMNTTLCGCLERGSSSKARTNILTIDATIKPSERVSFPSDTYFSVPYTGGFTDVENNPLVLKTDKDKDTGYSTCSNTDNNALLT; this is encoded by the coding sequence ATGGATGGATCACAGTTTCTACTGAACTGTACTGATCTGAACGTCACTCAGCTGAAGACTATCAACACAGCTAGAAGCCTGGCTGGAGCCGTGTGCACTCTCTCAGTTTTCTCTATCCTAATCTACACACTCATCAGAAAGGCTTTCTACACAGTGCTTCAAAGACTGTTCATCTACCTTGTCCTGGCTACAATTCTACAAGAGGCATTAATTGCTGTTAGTTTCGAGCATCAATTTCAGTATCCAGGGCAAGACGAATTATGCACAGCATACGGTTTTATTATACAGTGGTCTGGTGTGGTCATGTTCAACTTTGCTTTGGGCATAATGCTATACTTACTGTATCTTGTGTACGCCCAAGTTCGAAGAGAGCTGTTTGCAAGACTAACTAAGTCATACAAAGCAAAGAAAATTATCGAGTGCACCTACGTTTTGTTTATTCTGCTATTCCCACTTACTTATCTATGGATACCATTCCTACATGACAACTATGGACTGTCAGGCGCATCTTGTTGGATGAGAGCACTGGACGACAATTGTACTAATGTGGGCCTGGTAGATCAGTTAGTTTTTGCTTACGGAGCGTACGAAGGAGTGGGGCTAGTTGCTATTTTTGTGACCCTTACAATTTCAATAGTCTATTGCAGAGTGGCATACGCTTACCCGGATGCTAAACGATTGATAAGACGGACCCTATCTTTGACTGGTTTCTTAATTGCTTATGTTGTGGTGATAAGCATTCCATTGGCTATTCGTTTGAACACTGGAATAACAGGGTCAAGACAACATTTCATATTGTGGATCACATGGGCAATCGCAATACCAATTAGTCACACAATTTTTATCTTTGGTTTTCTGTTCAGCTTTTACACCAGAGCAATTTGTGGatgcaaaaaaacaaaaatgaACACAACTCTTTGTGGATGCCTAGAAAGAGGCAGCTCATCAAAAGCAAGGACAAACATACTGACAATTGATGCCACAATAAAACCATCAGAGCGTGTTTCATTTCCTAGTGATACTTATTTCAGTGTCCCGTACACAGGTGGATTTACAGATGTTGAGAACAATCCACTCGTGCTCAAAACGGACAAGGACAAGGACACAggatatagtacatgtagtaacacAGACAACAATGCTTTATTAACTTGA